From the Pseudomonas sp. SORT22 genome, one window contains:
- a CDS encoding DUF4823 domain-containing protein — protein MRSLVLLLALTALGGCMNVSDMGEGARYHMSDAGLLDHSDTRRSLSVRLQPDSFIYIGQGAFVPSGKGPYPRPNVVAEEAFKGFVEYFPLVRRAPAPLGLEQALIEAREVGAHYLLYTRFARTDDRIGNGDEWYDEQAVDRLGIDTGVVQLMLIETSTRYLIDTARIKSRGGLLTFHDNKPEDLLRPPLEDYARSLLGMSR, from the coding sequence ATGCGTAGCCTGGTTTTGCTGCTGGCGCTGACGGCGCTGGGCGGCTGCATGAATGTCAGCGATATGGGCGAGGGTGCCCGTTATCACATGAGCGATGCCGGTCTGCTCGATCACAGCGACACCCGTCGTTCGCTGTCGGTGCGCCTGCAGCCTGATTCATTCATTTACATTGGCCAGGGTGCTTTCGTGCCATCAGGCAAGGGCCCGTACCCGCGGCCCAACGTCGTGGCTGAAGAAGCCTTCAAGGGCTTTGTCGAGTACTTCCCGCTGGTTCGCCGTGCCCCTGCGCCGCTGGGCCTTGAGCAAGCGCTGATCGAAGCGCGTGAAGTCGGCGCCCATTACTTGCTGTACACCCGTTTTGCCCGCACCGACGATCGCATCGGCAATGGCGATGAGTGGTATGACGAGCAGGCGGTCGATCGTCTGGGCATCGATACTGGCGTGGTGCAGCTGATGCTGATTGAAACCAGCACCCGTTACCTGATCGACACCGCGCGGATCAAAAGCCGCGGCGGTTTGCTGACGTTCCACGACAACAAGCCGGAAGATTTGCTCCGCCCGCCACTCGAGGATTACGCTCGCAGTCTGTTGGGCATGAGTCGTTAA
- a CDS encoding DUF1285 domain-containing protein has protein sequence MQDTGKANDLLAQIPKAEKGLPPVHLWSPDFCGDIDMRIARDGTWYYLGTPIGRKPMVRLFSTIIRRDGDDYFLVTPVEKVGIKVDDAPFVAVSLEVQGEGEQQLLRFTSNVDDQVEAGPEHPLRVEIDAQTQEPSPYVHMRSNLEALIHRNVFYQLVELAVPRQIDGQQWLGVWSGGCFYPIGRT, from the coding sequence ATGCAAGACACCGGCAAGGCCAATGATCTGCTGGCGCAGATTCCCAAGGCAGAAAAGGGCCTGCCGCCCGTGCACCTGTGGAGCCCGGATTTTTGCGGCGACATCGACATGCGCATCGCCCGTGACGGCACCTGGTACTACCTGGGTACGCCGATCGGGCGCAAGCCGATGGTGCGGCTGTTCTCGACCATCATCCGCCGCGACGGTGACGACTACTTCCTGGTGACGCCAGTGGAGAAGGTCGGCATCAAGGTCGATGACGCGCCCTTTGTTGCGGTCAGCCTGGAGGTGCAGGGCGAGGGTGAGCAGCAATTGTTGCGCTTTACCAGCAATGTCGACGACCAGGTCGAGGCCGGCCCCGAGCATCCGCTGCGCGTTGAAATCGACGCGCAGACCCAGGAGCCTTCGCCGTACGTGCACATGCGTAGCAACCTCGAAGCGTTGATCCATCGCAATGTCTTCTACCAGTTGGTCGAACTGGCGGTGCCCAGACAGATCGATGGCCAGCAGTGGCTGGGCGTCTGGAGTGGTGGCTGTTTCTACCCCATCGGCCGGACCTGA
- a CDS encoding radical SAM protein gives MIVDRQGRRFRNLRVSLTAACNYACTYCVPDGKRLVAAQDELSAEAMARGVAYLVEAAGIERVRVTGGEPLVSPKLETFLSSIANLGLDEISLTTNGQLLARKLPLLRAAGIRRLNVSLDTLDPDAFRRIARGGDLATVLDGMRQASAAGMQIKVNMVPLRGQNFDQVLPLLEYCLAHGYELRFIELMRMGHLARDSNAFLQQFVSLEHLLQLIGEQYEYLQANAPVDATALRYQIPGQGYFGVIANESVPFCRTCSRLRLSSTGWLHGCLSSSNRHYIGDLLDKPRHQALPALQGLLVKALGDKQSVAFSGGATVMKIIGG, from the coding sequence ATGATCGTCGACCGCCAAGGCAGGCGTTTTCGCAATTTGCGTGTCAGCCTCACGGCTGCCTGCAACTACGCCTGTACCTATTGTGTGCCCGACGGCAAGCGTCTGGTCGCGGCCCAGGACGAGCTCTCGGCCGAGGCCATGGCCCGCGGCGTGGCTTATCTGGTCGAGGCCGCCGGTATCGAGCGGGTGCGCGTCACCGGCGGCGAGCCGCTGGTCAGCCCCAAGCTGGAAACCTTCCTCAGCTCCATTGCCAATCTGGGCCTGGATGAAATCAGCCTGACCACCAACGGCCAGTTGCTGGCGCGCAAGCTGCCGTTGCTGCGCGCAGCGGGTATCCGTCGCCTCAACGTTTCCCTCGACACCCTTGATCCGGATGCCTTCCGGCGCATTGCCCGTGGCGGCGACCTGGCCACTGTGCTCGACGGCATGCGCCAGGCCAGCGCCGCCGGCATGCAGATCAAGGTCAACATGGTGCCGTTGCGCGGGCAGAACTTCGACCAGGTGCTGCCGCTGCTGGAGTACTGCCTGGCCCACGGCTACGAGCTGCGCTTCATCGAGCTGATGCGCATGGGGCACCTGGCGCGCGACAGCAATGCCTTCTTGCAGCAGTTCGTCAGCCTTGAGCACTTGCTGCAATTGATCGGCGAGCAGTACGAGTACCTGCAGGCCAACGCGCCGGTGGATGCCACCGCCTTGCGCTACCAGATCCCGGGCCAGGGTTATTTTGGCGTGATCGCCAACGAGAGCGTGCCGTTCTGCCGTACCTGTTCGCGTTTGCGCCTGTCCTCCACCGGCTGGCTGCACGGTTGCCTGTCGTCGAGCAACCGTCACTATATCGGCGACCTGCTCGACAAACCGCGCCACCAGGCCTTGCCGGCGCTACAGGGCTTGCTGGTCAAAGCCCTTGGCGACAAGCAGTCGGTGGCGTTTTCCGGTGGCGCGACGGTGATGAAAATCATCGGCGGCTAA
- a CDS encoding amino acid aminotransferase codes for MSLFSAVELAPRDPILGLNEAFNADTRSNKVNLGVGVYCNEEGRIPLLRAVIEAETQRAAQHASRGYLPIDGIVAYDQAVQKLLFGAESPLLSAGRVITTQAVGGTGALKIGADFLKQLSPNAVVAISDPSWENHRALFETAGFPVQNYRYYDAATHDVNRSGMLEDLNALPPGSIIVLHACCHNPTGVDLTPEDWKNVLEVVKAKGHVPFLDMAYQGFGAGITEDAAAVRLFAESGLDFFVSSSFSKSFSLYGERVGALSIVTESKEEATRVLSQVKRVIRTNYSNPPTHGATIVATVLNSPELRKMWEDELAEMRQRIHGMRKQMVELLAEYGAKQDFSFVGRQCGMFSYSGLTVEQVARLKNEFGIYALDTGRICVASLNQSNIHVVTKAIVEVL; via the coding sequence ATGAGCCTGTTTTCCGCTGTCGAGCTGGCACCACGCGATCCCATTCTGGGCCTCAACGAAGCTTTCAACGCCGATACCCGTAGCAACAAGGTCAACCTGGGTGTAGGTGTTTACTGCAACGAAGAAGGGCGTATCCCACTGCTGCGTGCAGTGATCGAAGCCGAAACCCAGCGCGCTGCCCAGCACGCTTCCCGCGGTTACCTGCCGATCGACGGTATCGTCGCTTACGACCAGGCCGTACAGAAGCTGCTGTTCGGTGCCGAGTCGCCACTGCTGAGCGCCGGTCGCGTAATCACCACCCAGGCCGTCGGCGGTACCGGCGCCCTGAAGATCGGTGCCGACTTCCTCAAGCAGCTGTCGCCGAACGCCGTCGTCGCCATCAGCGACCCGAGCTGGGAAAACCACCGCGCACTGTTCGAAACCGCTGGCTTCCCGGTCCAGAACTACCGCTACTACGACGCCGCCACCCACGACGTCAACCGCAGCGGCATGCTCGAAGACCTCAACGCCCTGCCGCCTGGCTCGATCATTGTGCTGCACGCCTGCTGCCACAACCCGACCGGTGTCGACCTGACGCCAGAAGACTGGAAAAACGTCCTCGAAGTGGTCAAGGCCAAAGGCCACGTGCCGTTCCTCGACATGGCCTACCAGGGCTTTGGCGCCGGCATCACTGAAGACGCCGCCGCGGTACGCCTGTTCGCCGAGTCGGGCCTGGACTTCTTCGTCTCCAGCTCGTTCTCCAAATCCTTCTCGCTGTACGGCGAGCGCGTTGGCGCCCTGTCGATCGTCACCGAGTCCAAGGAAGAGGCCACCCGCGTGCTGTCGCAAGTCAAGCGCGTGATCCGCACCAACTACTCCAACCCGCCGACCCACGGCGCGACCATCGTCGCCACCGTGCTCAACAGCCCAGAGCTGCGCAAGATGTGGGAAGACGAGCTGGCCGAGATGCGCCAGCGCATCCACGGCATGCGCAAGCAGATGGTCGAGCTGCTGGCCGAGTACGGCGCCAAGCAGGACTTCAGCTTCGTCGGTCGCCAGTGCGGCATGTTCTCCTACTCGGGCCTGACCGTTGAGCAGGTCGCGCGCCTGAAGAACGAGTTCGGTATCTATGCTCTGGATACCGGTCGCATCTGCGTCGCCTCGCTGAACCAAAGCAACATCCATGTGGTGACCAAGGCGATCGTCGAGGTCCTGTAA